TCTATGAGCGGTTACCTGCGACAATTAGCCAGCGAGTTTGGAGAATCTACCAATGGCATTAGAAAAGAACTTAATAAATTAACGGAAGCTAAAATTTTAAAGGCCGTTAAAAAAGGTAGAAATATTATTTATCAGGCCAACACAGAACATCCCCTGTTTGAAGATATTCACAATATTGTTATGAAATCGATCGGTATCGATAAAGTAGCCACCAATATCATTCAGAAGCTGGGTAAGGTGAAATATGCATTTATTCGCGGCGATTATGCGGTCGGTAAAGATACGGGGTTAATCGATCTGGTGGTGGTGGGAGATGAAATTAATTTTTCTGAGCTGGAACGCGTAAGAAAAAAAACAGAAACCTTGATTGAAAGAAAGATTAATGTGCTTGTTTTAACGGATGAAGAATATCTTAAGCTAAAAGAAACATTTGCCAGCGAACCTATTTTGGTTTTATTAGAAGGAGAAGCTTAATGCGAATCGGCATGATACTTGACAGGGAGTTCCCGCCGGATCATCGTGTGGAAAAGGAAGCAAAGAGCTTAATTAAGAATGGCCATGAAGTACATCTATTTTGTTTTAATCATGGTCATTTAAAAAGTGAAGAGACCATAAACGGGATTAAAGTTCATAGATTTTTTATGTCCCGCCAATTATTCAAAAAATTGTATGCCTTAATTAATGTTTTTCCTTTGTACAATATGTTCTGGAAAAGAAGATTAATGGGCCAGATCAAAAAATACAACATTCAGGCCTTACATGTTCATGATCTTCCATTGAGCCATATTGCCTGGCAGTTAAGTAAAAAGTTCGGAATTCCCCTGGTTCTGGATATGCATGAAGACTACGCCGACTGGATCGAACAAACGCCTCATTACAATACTTTAGTGGGTAGAATCGTCAAAAAATTAAGTCGGTGGAAATCGTACGAAAAAAAACACTTACAGCTTGCCGATTACGTGATAGGCGTCTCTCCTGTCCTCATCGATAAAATGGTTAAGCAGTATCGCGTTTCAAGAGACAAGATTATTTTTGTTCCCAATACACCAGAGCCCGACTTTATGACCCCCGATAAAATAGATGAGGACATAAAAAAACAATTAACAGGGCGATTTAATGTGATTTATGTGGGAGGGATTTCTTATTTACGCGGTTTACAAAAGGTGATACCCCACATGCGTGAAGTTGAAAAGCGAATACCCGAAATTCAATTTATTATTGTAGGAGATGGTACGTATTTGCCCGAGCTGAAGAAGCTAACGAAAGAATTAAATCTTGATCATATTGTGTATTTTGCAGGCTGGGAAACCGTGGAGCGAATCGCCGCCTATATCAAATTGTCTCATGTCGGTATTTATCCGTCGCTTAGATATAAAGGAGTTGATGACAAGGTGCCAACAAAGGTCTTTCAATACTGGGCGCTTGGTAAACCGGTTATCGCGCCCGATTTTATTTTGCCCCGTACGATGATTGCAAAGCATCAATCCGGCTTTACCATAGATTTTGAAAAGGAAGGCGAAAAGTTGGTGGACCTCGTTGAAAAGCTTTACCGTGATGAAAAACTACGAGAAACAATGGGAGAAAATGGGCGGCGAGCCATTGAAGAAGAGTGGAACTGGGAAAAAACGGTTCAGCCGCTTATTGATTTGTACGATCATCTGTCAAAGAAGCGGGAGGAAAAACATTGAAAATAGAAGGAAAAACGGTGCTGGTAACCGGCGCCGACGGATTCATCGGTTCGCACCTGACGGAACTGTTGTTGAGCAAAGGCTGCCGGGTACGGGCGTTGTCCTATTACAATTCGTTTAACTACTGGGGCTGGCTGGAAGAGATTCCCCAATCGGAAAGTCTGGAAGTCGTTAGCGGCGATATTCGCGATCCGCATTTTGTGGATGAACTGGTCCAAGGGGTGGATGTGGTCTTTCATCTGGCGGCGCTGATTGCCATTCCCTTTTCTTACCGTGCGCCGGATAGTTACATCGATACCAATATCAAAGGTACGTTGAATGTGTGTCAGGCGGCGTTGCGCCACCAGGTGCAGAAGGTCATTCACACTTCCACCAGCGAGGTTTACGGCACGGCGCAATACGTTCCAATCGATGAAAAACATCCATTACAGCCCCAATCGCCTTACAGCGCCAGTAAAATTGGCGCCGATTCCATTGCCATGAGCTTTTATTACAGCTTTCAACTGCCGTTAACCATCGCCCGGCCGTTTAATACCTACGGTCCGCGGCAGTCGGCGCGAGCGGTCATTCCCACGATTATTACGCAATTGGCAGCCGGCGCTAAAGAGATCAAGCTGGGCGATTTGCGGCCCACGCGCGATTTTAATTTTGTGAAAGATACCTGCAAAGGGATGATTCTGCTGGCCGAAGGCGAAAATACCGATGGCGAAGTGTTTAATATCGGGTCGGATGCGGAAATTTCCATTGGCGAACTGGCGCAAAAGATTATGGACTTAATGGGCGTAAAAGCGAATATTGTGTCTGAAACGCAGCGTTTGCGACCAAAAGATTCGGAGGTGCTGCGTTTGCGTTGTAACAATCAAAAAATCAGGCAGGCGGTACAATTTAAGCCGGATTTTACCCTGGACGAAGGATTGAAGATTACCATCGACTGGTTTACGAAAAAGGAAAATTTAGCAAAATACAAGAGCGATATTTACAATGTTTGAAGAGATTATTTAAGGGAAAAATATGATACCATTATCTATTCCTGAAATTAGTGGAAATGAGTGGAAATATGTTAAGGAATGTCTTGACACCGGATGGGTTTCGTCGGTGGGAGAGTTTGTAGAAAGATTTGAAAAAGAAATAAGTACGTACACTGGTGCTAGGTACGCTATTGCTTGTGTCAATGGAACAGCAGCATTACATATCTCTTTAATTGTTGCCGGTGTACAGGCTGATGATGAGGTGCTGGTCCCAACTTTGACTTTTATTGCTCCAATTAATGCTGTTCGATATGTGGGGGCCTATCCCGTTTTTTTTGATTGTGATGATTACTATAATATTGATATTGAAAAAATAGAAGATTTTTTGAAAAGCAATACGTATCGCAAAAACGGCTTTACCTATAATAAAACAAGTAAAAGGCGAATACGAGCCATATTACCGGTTCACGTTTTTGGTAATGCTGTGCAAATGGAAGAATTGTTGAACGTTGCCTCGGAATATAACCTGAAAATAATTGAAGATGCCACGGAAAGTTTAGGAACTGTTTATTCGTCTGGAAATCTGGCTGGAAAGCACTGCGGAACTATAGGAGACCTCGGATGCCTGTCATTTAATGGTAATAAAATTATTACAACTGGTGGCGGAGGAATGATTTTAACCAATAATGAGGCCTATGCGCAAAAAGCAAAATATCTAACGACTCAGGCTAAGGATGATGCTTTACAATATATTCATCATGAAATTGGCTATAATTATCGATTGACAAACATACAGGCAGCGGTGGGTGTTGCCCAATTAGAACAACTTCCAAAGTTTCTTGAGATAAAAAAACAGAACTATGAAATGTACCAAAAGGGATTGGCAGAAGTGCGTGGTTTGCGTTTGGCATCGCCTCCGCAGTATGCTTTGAACAATCTCTGGTTGTACGCCTTGCAGATCGATGATAAACGTTACGGTTTAACTAAGATGGAGCTCATCGAACGGTTGAACGCTAACGGCATTCAGGCCCGTCCGGTTTGGTATTTAAATCACTGGCAAAAGCCTTTTAAAGCTTTTCAAGCTTATCGAATCGAAAAAGCCATCCAACTATTTGATTCTACAATCAATATTCCGAGTTCGGTGAATTTAAAGAAAACGGAAATCGAGAAAATTGTCGAGGTATTAAGAAGAGAATCATCCAATGCTTGAAAATGATATTTATTATTTGATTGATTATGCAAATCTCTATTTAAAATCAGATGAAGAAATATTTGATTTTGAATACATCCAAGGCGGAAAAATATTAAAAAATATTGCTATTAAACGCCCGATCCCGCAGTTTGGAACAATTAAATGTAATGAAGAATTTT
This sequence is a window from Caldithrix abyssi DSM 13497. Protein-coding genes within it:
- a CDS encoding glycosyltransferase family 4 protein yields the protein MRIGMILDREFPPDHRVEKEAKSLIKNGHEVHLFCFNHGHLKSEETINGIKVHRFFMSRQLFKKLYALINVFPLYNMFWKRRLMGQIKKYNIQALHVHDLPLSHIAWQLSKKFGIPLVLDMHEDYADWIEQTPHYNTLVGRIVKKLSRWKSYEKKHLQLADYVIGVSPVLIDKMVKQYRVSRDKIIFVPNTPEPDFMTPDKIDEDIKKQLTGRFNVIYVGGISYLRGLQKVIPHMREVEKRIPEIQFIIVGDGTYLPELKKLTKELNLDHIVYFAGWETVERIAAYIKLSHVGIYPSLRYKGVDDKVPTKVFQYWALGKPVIAPDFILPRTMIAKHQSGFTIDFEKEGEKLVDLVEKLYRDEKLRETMGENGRRAIEEEWNWEKTVQPLIDLYDHLSKKREEKH
- a CDS encoding NAD-dependent 4,6-dehydratase LegB, whose product is MKIEGKTVLVTGADGFIGSHLTELLLSKGCRVRALSYYNSFNYWGWLEEIPQSESLEVVSGDIRDPHFVDELVQGVDVVFHLAALIAIPFSYRAPDSYIDTNIKGTLNVCQAALRHQVQKVIHTSTSEVYGTAQYVPIDEKHPLQPQSPYSASKIGADSIAMSFYYSFQLPLTIARPFNTYGPRQSARAVIPTIITQLAAGAKEIKLGDLRPTRDFNFVKDTCKGMILLAEGENTDGEVFNIGSDAEISIGELAQKIMDLMGVKANIVSETQRLRPKDSEVLRLRCNNQKIRQAVQFKPDFTLDEGLKITIDWFTKKENLAKYKSDIYNV
- a CDS encoding LegC family aminotransferase, which gives rise to MIPLSIPEISGNEWKYVKECLDTGWVSSVGEFVERFEKEISTYTGARYAIACVNGTAALHISLIVAGVQADDEVLVPTLTFIAPINAVRYVGAYPVFFDCDDYYNIDIEKIEDFLKSNTYRKNGFTYNKTSKRRIRAILPVHVFGNAVQMEELLNVASEYNLKIIEDATESLGTVYSSGNLAGKHCGTIGDLGCLSFNGNKIITTGGGGMILTNNEAYAQKAKYLTTQAKDDALQYIHHEIGYNYRLTNIQAAVGVAQLEQLPKFLEIKKQNYEMYQKGLAEVRGLRLASPPQYALNNLWLYALQIDDKRYGLTKMELIERLNANGIQARPVWYLNHWQKPFKAFQAYRIEKAIQLFDSTINIPSSVNLKKTEIEKIVEVLRRESSNA